In Selenomonas dianae, a genomic segment contains:
- a CDS encoding ATP-dependent Clp protease ATP-binding subunit, translating to MNYRQYFTQAAIKAVEFSQYIAQRRGKGYIGTGQLLLGILHMRETISAEVMEKFGVDYDSVERIVRSADGFQDVLHPAEDAPYYTRRAQRVMQGAIDTAREERSFVTTEHILLSLLTEAEGGAVHSLEELDVDIEELQRAVLECMSEAEEESKEKSARQKTKRGGVKGLPASLKKYGRDLVDVARTGGLDPVIGRAGEIDRVIQILARRTKNNPLLLGEAGVGKTAVAEGLAQRIADGEVPFLLEDKRVVTLSMTALVAGTKYRGEFEERLKNVVDDVIKAKNIILFIDEIHTLIRAGGAEGSLDAANILKPALARGEMQIIGATTLSEYKKHFAKDSALARRFQTVLVDEPNEENAEKILFGLRSKYEEFHHAHIEDSAIRAAVRLAKRYITDRCLPDKAIDLMDEAASRVRMKSVGNTDQLMGLRTEIAETVKQKDAAISGQDYEAAARLRDREQELRAHLEASRLGEEQRAEVLVSENDIADVVAQWTGIPVQRIAAKESDRLLALEKQISRRVIGQDEAVRAVSKAVRRARAGVKDPRRPIGSFLFLGSTGVGKTELARALAESVFGTEDAIIRFDMSEYMEKHTTARLVGAPPGYVGYEEGGQLTDAVRKKPFSIVLFDEVEKAHPDVFHMLLQVLEDGRLTDGQGTVTDFRNTIIIMTSNAGANHLRSTTGTIGFTVGLQTKDTDEERVKKQVLEEVRKIFRPEFLNRVDDMIVFNALGTPELTKIVDILLRDVKARLAEQEINIEICPSAKRVLISKGTDVKFGARPLRRAIQKNIEDELAERILARDFTAGDVISVRKAGDGLDFVKKDTSRNKRVKGEKQASYHET from the coding sequence TTGAACTACCGTCAATACTTCACACAGGCGGCAATCAAAGCCGTGGAATTTTCACAGTACATCGCACAGCGACGTGGAAAGGGATACATCGGTACGGGCCAGCTTCTGCTGGGTATTTTGCATATGCGCGAGACGATCTCGGCGGAGGTTATGGAAAAATTTGGTGTAGATTATGACAGCGTGGAACGTATTGTTCGCAGTGCGGACGGGTTTCAAGATGTCCTGCACCCCGCCGAGGATGCTCCGTACTATACACGACGTGCGCAGCGCGTCATGCAGGGGGCGATTGATACGGCACGTGAGGAGCGTTCCTTTGTGACGACAGAGCACATCCTGCTCAGTTTGCTTACCGAGGCGGAGGGCGGTGCCGTCCATTCGCTTGAGGAACTGGATGTCGACATCGAGGAGCTGCAGCGTGCGGTGCTTGAATGCATGAGCGAGGCAGAGGAGGAATCAAAGGAGAAGTCTGCACGTCAAAAAACGAAACGGGGAGGCGTCAAGGGGCTTCCCGCTTCGCTCAAGAAGTACGGGCGTGATCTGGTCGATGTCGCCCGTACGGGAGGGCTCGATCCCGTGATCGGGCGTGCGGGGGAGATTGATCGCGTGATCCAGATCCTCGCACGTCGTACCAAGAACAATCCCCTCCTCCTCGGAGAGGCGGGGGTTGGCAAGACTGCGGTCGCGGAGGGGCTTGCCCAACGCATCGCAGACGGGGAGGTACCGTTCCTGCTTGAGGATAAACGTGTCGTCACACTCTCGATGACGGCACTCGTTGCAGGGACGAAATATCGCGGTGAGTTCGAGGAGCGGCTCAAAAATGTGGTGGATGATGTCATCAAGGCGAAGAACATCATTCTTTTCATCGACGAGATCCATACGCTCATCCGCGCGGGCGGTGCGGAGGGGTCGCTGGATGCGGCGAACATCCTAAAGCCTGCCCTTGCGCGTGGGGAGATGCAGATCATCGGCGCGACGACACTCAGCGAGTATAAAAAGCACTTTGCAAAGGACTCTGCATTGGCACGTCGCTTTCAGACGGTTCTGGTGGATGAGCCGAACGAGGAGAATGCGGAGAAAATTCTCTTTGGTCTGCGCAGCAAATACGAGGAGTTTCACCATGCGCACATTGAGGATTCCGCCATTCGTGCAGCGGTACGCCTCGCCAAGCGTTACATCACGGATCGCTGTCTCCCGGACAAGGCGATTGACCTCATGGACGAGGCGGCATCGCGCGTGCGTATGAAGAGTGTGGGCAATACCGATCAGCTCATGGGGCTGCGCACAGAGATTGCAGAGACGGTGAAGCAGAAGGATGCCGCGATCAGCGGGCAGGACTATGAGGCGGCGGCGCGTCTGCGCGACCGTGAGCAGGAACTGCGTGCGCACCTTGAGGCATCGCGCCTTGGAGAGGAGCAGCGGGCGGAGGTTCTGGTTTCTGAGAACGACATCGCGGATGTTGTGGCACAGTGGACGGGCATTCCCGTCCAACGCATCGCTGCCAAGGAGTCCGACCGTCTGCTTGCTCTTGAAAAGCAGATCAGCCGGCGCGTGATCGGTCAGGACGAGGCGGTACGCGCAGTGTCCAAGGCGGTGCGCCGTGCGCGTGCGGGCGTGAAGGATCCGCGTCGCCCGATCGGCTCGTTCCTCTTTCTCGGCTCGACGGGGGTGGGCAAGACGGAGCTTGCGCGTGCGCTCGCGGAATCCGTGTTTGGAACGGAGGATGCGATCATCCGCTTCGATATGTCCGAATACATGGAAAAGCATACGACGGCGCGACTTGTCGGTGCGCCTCCGGGCTATGTCGGCTACGAGGAGGGCGGTCAGCTCACGGATGCCGTGCGCAAAAAGCCGTTTTCCATCGTCCTCTTTGATGAAGTGGAAAAGGCACATCCTGATGTTTTCCATATGCTGCTGCAGGTGCTCGAAGATGGGCGGCTTACGGACGGGCAGGGAACGGTGACGGATTTCCGCAACACGATCATCATTATGACATCGAACGCAGGGGCAAATCATCTGCGTTCCACAACGGGGACGATCGGCTTCACGGTCGGTCTGCAGACGAAGGATACAGACGAGGAACGCGTGAAGAAACAGGTTCTGGAGGAGGTGCGGAAGATTTTCCGTCCCGAATTTCTGAACCGCGTGGACGATATGATTGTATTCAACGCCCTCGGCACGCCGGAGCTGACGAAGATCGTGGATATTCTCTTGCGTGATGTAAAGGCACGCCTTGCCGAGCAGGAGATCAATATCGAGATCTGCCCGTCGGCGAAGCGTGTGCTCATCTCGAAGGGGACGGATGTGAAATTTGGCGCACGTCCGCTGCGCCGCGCGATACAGAAGAACATTGAGGACGAACTTGCAGAGCGTATCCTCGCGCGTGATTTTACGGCGGGCGATGTCATCTCCGTGCGCAAGGCGGGCGATGGACTGGACTTTGTAAAAAAGGACACAAGCCGCAATAAGCGCGTAAAGGGAGAGAAGCAGGCATCCTATCATGAAACCTGA
- the radA gene encoding DNA repair protein RadA: protein MAKKKKTAYVCQNCGYDTFKWMGKCPGCGAWNSLVEEIITPSVEEQRGIGTIQSEPPQSIGSIAVEDLPRFSTGSGELDRVLGGGVIPGSMVLIVGDPGVGKSSLTLRISADIARAGKRVLYVTGEESARQIRMRADRLHAIADDLLVVSETNLDAICAHVEREQPALFIIDSIQTMYRPDIESAPGSVSQVRECAMELMRVAKTAGIAVFVIGHVTKEGSLAGPRVLEHIVDTVLYFEGERNAEYRVLRAVKNRFGSTNELGLFEMRDVGLVDVPDASKLFLSERAMESGSIIVPTVEGTRPLLVEVQALVAPTPYQPPRRTADSVDVKRIQLLLAVLEKRVKLPIGAADVYVKVAGGIRLDEPAADLALSVAMASSFANRLPRPHMVVCGEVGLSGEVRAVSQAELRVAEARRLGFKAALLPMKNYRQLQGKFDDMAIFGAESIGDALKCAMPKNI, encoded by the coding sequence ATGGCAAAGAAGAAAAAAACTGCGTATGTCTGTCAAAATTGCGGTTATGACACGTTCAAGTGGATGGGGAAATGTCCGGGCTGCGGGGCGTGGAACTCCCTTGTGGAGGAAATCATAACGCCCTCCGTAGAGGAACAACGTGGGATCGGAACGATTCAATCCGAGCCGCCGCAGTCCATCGGCAGCATCGCCGTTGAGGATCTGCCGCGCTTTTCGACGGGATCGGGCGAACTCGATCGCGTGCTCGGCGGCGGTGTGATTCCCGGCTCGATGGTGCTTATCGTGGGCGACCCGGGGGTTGGCAAGTCGAGTCTGACGCTGCGCATCTCGGCAGATATTGCGCGCGCAGGAAAGCGCGTTCTCTATGTGACGGGAGAGGAGAGCGCACGCCAGATCCGTATGCGCGCGGATCGTCTGCACGCGATTGCGGATGATCTGCTCGTCGTCAGCGAGACGAACCTCGATGCGATCTGTGCCCATGTGGAGCGCGAGCAGCCCGCACTTTTCATCATCGACTCCATTCAGACCATGTACCGCCCCGACATTGAGAGCGCACCCGGCAGTGTCTCGCAGGTGCGCGAGTGTGCAATGGAACTGATGCGTGTGGCAAAGACAGCTGGTATCGCCGTATTCGTCATCGGGCATGTGACAAAGGAAGGCAGCCTCGCAGGACCGCGTGTTCTTGAGCACATTGTCGATACGGTGCTCTACTTCGAGGGCGAGCGCAACGCCGAGTACCGCGTGCTGCGTGCCGTGAAGAATCGCTTTGGCAGCACGAACGAGCTCGGGCTCTTTGAGATGCGCGATGTCGGATTGGTCGATGTTCCCGATGCCTCGAAACTCTTTCTCTCGGAGCGTGCGATGGAGAGCGGCTCGATCATCGTGCCGACCGTGGAGGGGACGCGTCCTCTGCTCGTCGAGGTGCAGGCACTTGTTGCGCCAACCCCGTACCAGCCGCCACGCAGGACTGCGGACTCTGTGGATGTGAAGCGTATCCAACTGCTTCTTGCCGTGCTCGAAAAGCGCGTGAAGCTGCCCATCGGTGCGGCGGATGTTTATGTCAAGGTGGCGGGGGGCATCCGTCTCGACGAACCTGCCGCCGATCTGGCACTCAGCGTTGCAATGGCATCCAGCTTTGCGAATCGTCTGCCGCGCCCACATATGGTCGTCTGCGGCGAGGTTGGACTTTCGGGCGAAGTGCGTGCCGTATCCCAGGCGGAGTTACGCGTCGCCGAGGCGCGGCGGCTCGGTTTCAAGGCAGCCCTCCTGCCCATGAAGAACTATCGCCAGCTGCAGGGGAAATTTGATGATATGGCAATCTTTGGTGCAGAGAGCATCGGCGATGCGCTGAAATGTGCCATGCCAAAAAATATTTAA
- a CDS encoding flagellar hook-length control protein FliK — translation MNASNLMAVSTADGISAGAGAPKGRTETAGNRAQTASGKNSFSDTFGALQKGMGADASKTEMREAPVKTAQTKVPQTGSTVPSPDTQDVTAEMPKMVDQKTGIDAKKTLSVDDPTADASAVAALAALVNTDRTSVDVNVNEGLDAALTEILERYDLTAEQLGDKKLQTAVQNLLQQMPEEGVKSRNLLLALEGNPPTQSVSAEELTTVQESVSAVSRTSLQSAPTSSQVPRLAALDAVPPAQLRAALAASAASTEVQMPSVDAATEDAVAPLSEQSSAMDDLIPRNPASSGASARFEEMVAPVEMQQSPVKSMAADIVAAPLLRAQAETASAAAQGKSAVDLVGENLIGEETAANPLTVLAQRTMRHDTMQGDTTGQQSSAQEEQSLASGQQDVRMASDTVFEIPTRLAETMPQPAQPIAAQTGANPLPMQDVNAPVQTQEAQRPQPDYEIPRQIVEQARLLRTLTDTQMVIRLKPEHLGELTLRVAVGSDGAVQASFHSDNAHVRNVIENSLVQLRQELTNQGIKVDRVGVYAGLTDGQMPQGQGQEAWQQQSSHRSETQRYTRGDADDYLDEIDGLAPITAEEMGGSVGADGVDYRV, via the coding sequence ATGAATGCAAGTAATCTCATGGCTGTATCGACAGCCGATGGGATCTCTGCGGGGGCAGGAGCACCGAAGGGGCGCACCGAGACCGCGGGGAATCGTGCGCAAACAGCCTCAGGGAAGAATTCGTTCAGCGATACATTTGGCGCACTGCAAAAGGGAATGGGTGCAGACGCGTCAAAGACCGAGATGCGTGAAGCTCCTGTAAAAACGGCACAGACGAAGGTGCCTCAGACGGGAAGCACCGTACCGTCGCCGGACACACAGGATGTGACGGCAGAAATGCCGAAAATGGTCGATCAGAAAACAGGGATCGACGCCAAAAAAACCTTATCCGTGGATGATCCCACGGCCGATGCTTCTGCTGTGGCGGCATTGGCGGCGCTTGTAAACACGGATCGAACAAGCGTGGATGTAAATGTGAATGAGGGGCTGGATGCTGCGCTCACAGAGATCCTTGAGCGTTATGATTTGACGGCGGAACAGCTCGGTGACAAAAAGCTGCAAACTGCCGTGCAGAATCTCCTGCAGCAGATGCCGGAGGAGGGGGTGAAGAGCCGTAATCTCCTTCTTGCACTGGAAGGAAATCCTCCGACGCAGTCGGTCAGTGCAGAAGAGCTTACGACCGTGCAGGAGTCTGTGTCAGCGGTGTCACGTACCTCCCTGCAGTCTGCTCCCACATCGTCCCAAGTTCCGCGTCTGGCGGCACTGGATGCCGTACCTCCCGCACAGCTGCGTGCAGCACTGGCGGCTTCGGCTGCATCGACTGAGGTGCAGATGCCCTCTGTCGATGCGGCGACAGAGGATGCTGTCGCGCCTTTGTCGGAGCAGTCCTCTGCAATGGACGATCTGATACCGCGCAATCCTGCGTCATCCGGCGCTTCTGCGCGTTTTGAGGAGATGGTCGCACCTGTGGAGATGCAGCAGTCCCCTGTGAAGTCAATGGCGGCGGACATCGTTGCCGCGCCGCTTTTGCGGGCACAGGCGGAGACGGCTTCTGCCGCTGCGCAGGGAAAATCTGCCGTGGATCTCGTTGGAGAGAATCTGATCGGTGAGGAGACTGCCGCAAATCCGCTCACCGTCCTTGCACAGCGTACGATGCGTCATGATACGATGCAGGGCGATACGACGGGGCAGCAGAGCAGTGCACAAGAGGAGCAGTCACTGGCAAGCGGGCAGCAGGATGTGCGCATGGCATCGGACACGGTCTTTGAGATTCCGACGCGCTTGGCAGAAACGATGCCGCAGCCCGCACAGCCCATCGCTGCACAGACGGGAGCGAATCCGCTTCCCATGCAGGATGTCAATGCTCCCGTACAGACGCAGGAGGCACAGCGTCCGCAGCCGGACTATGAGATCCCGCGTCAGATCGTCGAGCAGGCGCGCCTTTTGCGCACGCTCACGGACACGCAGATGGTCATTCGGCTCAAGCCCGAACATCTCGGTGAGCTGACCCTGCGTGTCGCTGTCGGGTCGGATGGCGCGGTGCAGGCTTCCTTCCATAGTGACAATGCCCATGTGCGGAACGTCATAGAGAACTCCCTTGTCCAGCTTCGACAGGAACTGACCAACCAAGGGATCAAGGTCGACCGCGTCGGTGTGTACGCAGGTCTCACGGATGGTCAGATGCCGCAGGGGCAGGGACAGGAAGCGTGGCAGCAGCAGAGCAGCCACCGCAGCGAGACACAACGTTACACGCGCGGTGATGCCGACGACTATCTTGATGAGATAGACGGACTAGCGCCGATCACAGCGGAGGAGATGGGCGGCAGTGTCGGCGCAGATGGCGTAGACTATCGCGTATAG
- a CDS encoding flagellar hook assembly protein FlgD, protein MASSNPLNTITTGGVTQKLSEYEAAQNQAKAKDKKNDTLGKDAFLKLLVTQMRYQDPLDPQDNSQYLSQLAQFSALEQMTNVSKGLENVSKIVDNINSSVLIGQLSNMIGQPVQWNSVVLGADKKPLKNSDGTVKTQSYEGKIIGVSITDGQPSVIADVNGKTHQVQVSDIVRVGRLQAEKPKP, encoded by the coding sequence GTGGCAAGTTCAAACCCGCTCAATACCATTACAACCGGTGGTGTTACGCAGAAGCTCTCTGAGTACGAAGCGGCACAGAATCAGGCAAAAGCGAAGGATAAGAAGAACGATACGCTCGGAAAGGATGCTTTCCTGAAGTTGCTCGTCACACAGATGCGCTATCAGGATCCGCTCGATCCGCAGGACAACAGCCAGTATCTCTCGCAGCTCGCGCAGTTCTCCGCGCTTGAGCAGATGACCAACGTTTCCAAGGGACTTGAGAACGTGTCGAAGATCGTCGACAATATCAACTCCTCCGTCCTCATCGGACAGTTGAGCAATATGATCGGACAGCCCGTCCAGTGGAACAGCGTGGTTCTGGGTGCGGATAAAAAGCCGCTCAAGAACAGCGATGGAACGGTGAAGACGCAGAGCTATGAGGGCAAGATCATCGGTGTGAGCATCACCGACGGTCAGCCGAGCGTCATTGCTGACGTGAACGGTAAGACACATCAGGTTCAGGTATCCGACATCGTGCGTGTCGGCCGCCTTCAGGCAGAGAAGCCGAAACCGTGA
- a CDS encoding LysR family transcriptional regulator has translation MELAQLKYFQVMANIRHFTRAARMLDVTQPALSRSMAKLEKDLEIPLFKRHDGEIELTSEGERLLRRVDRILREVDSAREEANSAHAEVSTEFRLSFIHSLGSYVLPHILQDFRASFPDIRVQLNQQDSSTLAQQVAAGETDLCLCSTIPTTEYSAWVYLWSEELFVTVPLGHPFADREQINLRELEDEPLIAMKSSYSLRILVDQFFDLAGIHPEITFEGDDVSTISGLVAAGLGVSLLPKLAGVEHPELRYIPVSFPICKRAVGVAWNTQRQLPPAAICFQQFLIRRFDDTNTPNASFE, from the coding sequence ATGGAACTTGCACAATTAAAATACTTTCAAGTTATGGCAAACATCCGCCACTTTACACGCGCAGCGCGGATGCTGGATGTGACGCAGCCCGCACTCAGCCGCTCAATGGCAAAACTGGAAAAGGATCTTGAGATCCCCCTCTTCAAGCGTCACGATGGAGAAATCGAGCTGACATCGGAGGGAGAACGGCTTCTGCGCCGCGTAGACCGCATTCTGCGCGAGGTGGACAGCGCACGCGAGGAGGCGAACAGCGCACACGCAGAGGTTTCCACCGAGTTCAGGCTCTCGTTCATCCACTCGCTTGGCAGCTATGTCCTGCCACATATTCTGCAGGACTTTCGCGCGAGTTTCCCCGACATCCGTGTACAACTGAATCAGCAGGACTCGTCCACACTGGCACAGCAGGTTGCGGCAGGGGAAACGGATCTCTGTCTCTGCTCCACCATCCCAACGACGGAATACAGCGCGTGGGTCTATCTCTGGTCAGAGGAACTCTTCGTCACCGTGCCGCTCGGGCATCCGTTTGCCGACCGCGAGCAAATCAATCTACGTGAGCTTGAGGATGAACCGCTGATCGCGATGAAGAGCAGCTACAGTCTGCGCATCCTCGTCGATCAATTCTTCGACCTCGCGGGCATTCATCCCGAAATCACGTTCGAAGGCGACGATGTATCGACCATCTCGGGGTTGGTCGCTGCGGGGCTCGGTGTGAGCCTCCTGCCAAAACTCGCCGGGGTCGAGCATCCGGAGCTGCGCTACATCCCCGTTTCGTTCCCAATCTGCAAGCGTGCCGTCGGTGTCGCATGGAACACACAGCGTCAACTGCCACCGGCGGCAATCTGCTTTCAGCAGTTCCTGATCCGTCGCTTCGACGATACAAACACCCCTAATGCATCATTTGAGTAA
- a CDS encoding NCS2 family permease, which yields MEMQGTPPSFIERYFKIREKGSSVRTELIAGLTTFIAMAYILFVNPNILADAGIPKDAAIASTIWIAALASMAMGVFANYPVALAPGMGLNAFFAYYVCGVLGLHWTVALGAVFFSGVLFLILTVGGIRQAIINAVPRDLKLAISVGIGLFIAFIGLKGTGLIVENSATYVSLGHVTAPTTLLSLFGLLFTAALMARNVHGSILIGIFVTTVLAMVLGMTPAPQGFGDIVSTSLPHMGGTFGQLDLAGAWNYGLVSIIFTFTVVELFDNMGTLIGLTTKAKMVKPDGHIENIDKALTTDAVGTMVSAVFGTSTVTSYIESAAGIAAGGRTGLTALAAGVLFLAALFFTPLIGLVPAFATAPALILVGALLMSEVGKIDFSDFTNALPAFLTIIMMPLTSSIANGFAFGFISYTIMKLFAGQYKKVSWIMYLVSIAFLINLALRS from the coding sequence ATGGAGATGCAGGGCACGCCGCCGTCCTTTATTGAGCGGTATTTCAAGATACGGGAGAAGGGCTCGTCCGTCCGCACGGAACTCATTGCGGGGCTGACGACCTTTATCGCAATGGCGTACATTCTCTTCGTCAACCCGAACATTCTTGCCGATGCGGGGATTCCGAAGGATGCGGCGATTGCCTCGACGATCTGGATTGCGGCACTCGCCTCGATGGCGATGGGCGTCTTTGCGAACTATCCCGTCGCACTCGCGCCCGGCATGGGGCTCAATGCATTCTTTGCCTACTATGTCTGTGGTGTGCTCGGACTGCACTGGACGGTTGCACTCGGTGCGGTGTTCTTCTCCGGTGTGCTCTTCCTCATTCTGACAGTCGGCGGGATTCGGCAGGCGATCATCAACGCCGTGCCGCGCGATCTGAAACTCGCAATCAGCGTCGGTATCGGGCTTTTTATTGCATTCATTGGGCTCAAGGGCACCGGGCTGATTGTCGAGAACTCCGCGACGTATGTTTCGCTCGGTCATGTGACCGCACCGACGACGCTGCTCTCGCTGTTCGGTCTGCTCTTTACGGCGGCACTCATGGCACGCAATGTCCACGGCTCGATCCTCATCGGCATCTTTGTCACGACGGTGCTTGCGATGGTGCTTGGCATGACGCCCGCGCCGCAGGGGTTCGGCGATATTGTCAGCACGTCGCTGCCGCACATGGGCGGGACGTTCGGCCAACTCGATCTCGCGGGTGCATGGAACTACGGCCTTGTTTCGATCATCTTTACGTTCACGGTAGTGGAGCTCTTCGATAATATGGGGACGCTCATCGGCCTTACGACGAAGGCGAAGATGGTGAAACCTGACGGGCATATCGAAAACATCGACAAGGCACTGACGACGGACGCGGTCGGGACGATGGTGTCCGCCGTATTTGGTACGTCCACGGTTACGTCCTACATCGAGAGTGCGGCGGGTATTGCTGCCGGCGGGCGTACAGGACTGACGGCTCTTGCTGCGGGCGTGCTCTTTCTCGCTGCGCTCTTCTTTACCCCGCTCATCGGGCTTGTACCCGCCTTTGCGACAGCTCCCGCGCTCATCCTTGTCGGCGCACTGCTCATGTCCGAGGTCGGCAAGATCGACTTCTCGGATTTTACGAATGCACTTCCTGCATTCCTCACAATCATCATGATGCCGCTCACGTCGAGCATTGCGAACGGCTTTGCGTTCGGCTTCATCAGCTATACCATTATGAAGCTCTTCGCGGGGCAGTATAAGAAGGTCAGCTGGATCATGTATTTGGTCTCGATCGCGTTTCTCATCAATCTGGCGCTGCGTTCGTAA
- a CDS encoding ComEC/Rec2 family competence protein — translation MKRWMASVLAGAVLLAAQFFAGCTAAPASDAPKQATQGEITVKVLNIGQGDSILIQTGEKTVLVDTSDVDERDKLRAELKKADVKKIDTIILTHPHADHIGGMDVLLNEYPVGMVYDNGMPSTSKLYLGYVKKLKEKKIERKGLVAGDRVDLGGGAVFEVLGPSAQLVKEGNVKGYKHDPNNESVVGRLVFGDFSMMLTGDAEKKEEQAILAADSANVKSTILKSGHHGSKTSSSADFLRAVQPEAALISCGVNNDYGHPHKETMKKYHALNIPIYVTAENGTITVTSDGKTYKIVPERGEKQ, via the coding sequence ATGAAACGATGGATGGCATCCGTCCTTGCGGGAGCAGTGCTCCTCGCAGCACAGTTTTTCGCGGGCTGCACGGCTGCACCTGCCTCCGATGCCCCCAAACAGGCGACGCAGGGGGAGATCACCGTTAAGGTGCTGAACATCGGGCAGGGCGACTCCATTCTCATCCAGACGGGGGAGAAGACGGTGCTCGTCGATACGAGTGATGTGGACGAGCGCGACAAGCTGCGTGCGGAGTTGAAAAAGGCGGATGTCAAGAAAATTGACACAATCATCCTCACGCACCCGCACGCCGATCACATCGGCGGCATGGATGTCCTGCTCAACGAGTATCCCGTCGGCATGGTCTACGACAACGGAATGCCCTCGACCTCGAAGCTCTACCTCGGCTATGTGAAAAAGCTCAAGGAGAAGAAGATCGAGCGCAAGGGGCTCGTCGCGGGCGACCGTGTCGATCTCGGCGGCGGCGCGGTGTTCGAGGTGCTTGGCCCCTCGGCGCAGCTGGTCAAGGAGGGAAATGTCAAGGGGTACAAGCATGACCCGAACAACGAGTCCGTGGTCGGACGGTTGGTCTTTGGCGATTTCTCCATGATGCTCACGGGCGATGCGGAGAAGAAGGAGGAGCAGGCCATCCTTGCAGCGGATAGTGCCAATGTGAAGAGCACGATTCTGAAATCCGGGCATCATGGCAGCAAGACATCCTCTTCGGCGGACTTCCTGCGTGCGGTTCAGCCCGAGGCGGCGCTCATCTCCTGTGGGGTGAACAATGACTACGGACATCCGCACAAGGAGACCATGAAGAAGTACCATGCACTGAATATCCCGATTTATGTGACAGCAGAGAACGGGACGATCACGGTGACGAGTGACGGAAAGACCTACAAGATTGTACCTGAACGGGGGGAGAAACAATGA
- a CDS encoding DUF3006 domain-containing protein — MISAYLDRFEGKYAVLLLGDAMEKVNFPKTFLPVDVSEGDYLTISMERDAAATEAAEAEALELLK, encoded by the coding sequence ATGATTTCTGCATATCTTGACCGATTTGAAGGAAAATACGCCGTGCTTCTGCTCGGTGATGCGATGGAAAAGGTGAACTTCCCGAAGACGTTTCTTCCTGTGGATGTTTCCGAGGGGGACTATCTGACGATCTCCATGGAGCGCGACGCAGCGGCTACGGAGGCTGCTGAGGCAGAGGCACTGGAACTGTTGAAGTAG
- a CDS encoding N-acetylmuramoyl-L-alanine amidase family protein: MQSNQHRWTRTLLAVAALFVCFCTLFMSGTGEAKGKTFRLLSMESHAAEIDGRAAVRIQIGVNRAGVSDALAAQTQEENVLSLALENVKLDKKFPQIYTPRGELATSVSVTSEGKRGAALRIAAASDLTYEDAYRVYTMPAEAHGKVKEYLVIDIIAPRLKPSPARGHTVVIDPGHGGSDSGAIGYTGLPEKVVALAVSKRTEALLQAAGAHAIMTRTEDTDVSYAGDTSSGELQARVDVSLEHPEAELFLSVHCNSFTNPDAHGMETYYYPKTDADEYFATLLNEELAAAGGLYNRGVKYAKFYVLRHTEIPASLVELGFLSNPHEEDLLANAGYQEKLAQALVRAIERYFE; the protein is encoded by the coding sequence ATGCAGTCAAACCAACATCGGTGGACAAGGACGCTGCTCGCTGTGGCAGCGCTTTTTGTCTGTTTTTGCACGCTTTTTATGAGCGGTACGGGCGAGGCAAAGGGAAAGACGTTCCGTCTCCTGAGCATGGAAAGTCATGCGGCAGAGATTGACGGCCGTGCCGCCGTCCGCATTCAGATCGGTGTGAACCGTGCAGGGGTATCCGATGCACTCGCTGCACAGACACAAGAGGAGAATGTGCTGAGTCTCGCACTTGAAAATGTGAAACTTGATAAAAAGTTCCCGCAGATATATACGCCGCGCGGAGAGCTTGCGACATCCGTTTCCGTGACATCGGAGGGGAAACGCGGTGCAGCACTCCGCATTGCAGCGGCGTCGGATCTGACGTACGAGGATGCCTATCGTGTCTACACGATGCCTGCCGAGGCACACGGCAAGGTGAAGGAATATCTTGTCATTGACATCATCGCACCACGGTTGAAGCCAAGTCCCGCACGCGGTCATACGGTGGTCATCGATCCGGGGCACGGGGGCAGCGATTCGGGGGCGATCGGATACACCGGACTGCCCGAAAAGGTGGTTGCCCTTGCAGTGTCCAAACGCACGGAGGCATTGCTGCAGGCAGCGGGCGCACACGCCATCATGACGCGGACGGAGGATACCGACGTTTCCTACGCAGGCGATACGTCATCGGGGGAACTGCAGGCACGCGTGGATGTCAGTTTGGAGCACCCCGAGGCGGAGCTCTTCCTCTCGGTACACTGCAACTCGTTTACGAATCCCGATGCGCATGGAATGGAAACGTACTACTACCCCAAGACGGATGCGGATGAGTATTTTGCGACGCTCCTCAACGAGGAACTCGCGGCGGCGGGCGGCCTCTACAATCGCGGGGTCAAATACGCGAAGTTCTACGTTCTGCGCCACACCGAAATCCCTGCCTCCCTCGTGGAGCTCGGTTTTCTCTCAAATCCGCACGAGGAGGACCTGTTGGCGAACGCCGGCTATCAGGAGAAGCTGGCACAGGCACTCGTCCGTGCGATCGAGCGATATTTTGAATAG